A DNA window from Setaria viridis chromosome 2, Setaria_viridis_v4.0, whole genome shotgun sequence contains the following coding sequences:
- the LOC117842237 gene encoding cytosolic sulfotransferase 5, with protein sequence MATATAPTALSVAAGPVPFTDVCGARPDAVPLLPDGDASATASAPPSSAMRFLRWHQGTWLASQCVPGVVAIQQGSFVPRRGDVVLASAPKCGTTWLKALAFATMARGAHPPAGAGHPLLRLNPHDCVPFMDILFADAGSGSAKMAALPSPRLMNTHMHHSILPDSISNNPGCKIVYICRDPKDMLVSLWHFTRTVQPNLTFTDVFERACEGVSFNGPIWDHVLGYWNASKESPETVLFLRYEEILRDPVGNVRKLALFVGQPFSPAEEDAGVAMDVVRLCSFDKMKGLEVNKKAVSHGLFPNSSYFRRGEAGDWANHMTPEMARRLDAIMEEKLRGSGLSFA encoded by the exons atggcgacggcgaccgcACCGACCGCGCTCAGCGTTGCAGCTGGGCCGGTGCCGTTCACGGACGTCTGCGGCGCAAGGCCGGACGCCGTGCCTCTGCTGCCCGATGGCGACGCCAGCGCCACGGCCTCCGCGCCCCCGAGCAGCGCCATGCGGTTCCTGCGCTGGCACCAGGGCACGTGGCTGGCCTCGCAGTGCGTGCCGGGGGTCGTCGCCATCCAGCAGGGGAGCTTcgtgccgcgccgcggcgaCGTCGTCCTCGCGAGCGCGCCCAAGTGCGGCACCACGTGGCTCAAGGCCCTTGCCTTCGCCACCATGGCGCGCGGCGCGCAcccaccggccggcgcggggcaCCCGCTCCTCCGCCTCAACCCGCACGACTGCGTCCCGTTCATGGACATTCTGTtcgccgacgccggctccgGGAGCGCGAAGATGGCCGCGCTGCCGTCGCCGAGGCTCATGAATACGCACATGCACCACTCCATCCTGCCCGACTCCATCAGCAACAACCCCGGCTGCAAAATCGTCTACATATGCAG GGACCCGAAGGACATGCTAGTTTCTCTGTGGCACTTTACCAGAACGGTTCAACCCAACCTCACCTTCACCGACGTATTCGAGCGCGCATGCGAGGGCGTGTCTTTCAATGGCCCCATCTGGGACCATGTCCTGGGGTACTGGAACGCCAGCAAGGAGAGCCCGGAGACGGTGCTGTTCCTGAGGTACGAGGAGATCCTGCGCGACCCCGTCGGAAACGTGAGGAAGCTCGCGCTGTTCGTCGGGCAGCCGTTCTCGCCggccgaggaggacgccggggtCGCgatggatgtcgtgaggctctGCAGCTTCGACAAGATGAAGGGCCTGGAGGTTAACAAGAAGGCCGTCTCCCACGGTCTCTTCCCGAACAGCTCCTACTTCAGAAGAGGGGAGGCCGGGGACTGGGCGAACCACATGACGCCGGAGATGGCCCGGCGTCTGGACGCCATCATGGAGGAGAAGCTCCGCGGGTCAGGCCTTTCCTTCGCGTGA
- the LOC117846028 gene encoding alpha/beta hydrolase domain-containing protein VTE7, which produces MPLLLTSSSLPALPPPLAASSRARVRVAASAAASAPDGAAASGTSAGGFPSFLPRAVERIRDGAAIRLAKRIERVPVQTGFSVSPIQSSCVRPLKQQQDADPIVLLHGFDSSCLEWRYTYPLLEEAGHEAWAVDILGWGFSDLATRPPCDVASKREHLYQFWKSYIKRPMVLVGPSLGAAVAIDFSINYPEAVSKMIFIGASVYSEGPKDMTRMPKFVSYAGVFILKSLPLRFLATRLAFNNTPNEFFDWVQIGRLHCLLPWWEDSTVDFMIRGGYNVIKQIKQVKHKCLIMWGEDDGIISSKLAYRLHQELPDAILRQVRQCGHIPHVEKPREAAKLVLEFLERDKAENTDRASSVTPVLTNS; this is translated from the exons atgccgctgctcctcacctcctcctccctgccggcgctgccgccaccgctggcCGCGTCGTCCAGGGCCCGCGTCAGGGTCgcggcttccgccgccgcctctgccccGGATGGGGCCGCTGCCAGCGGCACCAGCGCCGGCGGGTTCCCGTCGTTCCTCCCCCGAGCGGTGGAGCGCAtccgcgacggcgccgccaTCCGCCTGGCCAAGCGAATCGAGCGGGTGCCCGTCCAG ACCGGTTTCTCGGTTAGTCCGATACAGAGCAGCTGTGTGAGGCCGCTCAAGCAGCAACAGGACGCTGATCCAATCGTGCTGCTGCATGGCTTCGACAG TTCTTGTCTAGAGTGGAGATACACCTACCCGCTGCTTGAGGAGGCTGGACACGAGGCTTGGGCTGTGGACATCCTCGGTTGGGGCTTCTCTGATTTAG CGACACGGCCACCATGTGATGTTGCGTCCAAGCGGGAGCATCTTTACCAG TTCTGGAAATCCTACATCAAAAGGCCGATGGTGTTAGTCGGGCCCAGCCTTGGTGCTGCTGTTGCCATTGATTTTTCAATCAACTATCCGGAAGCG GTCTCAAAAATGATCTTCATTGGTGCAAGTGTATACTCTGAGGGCCCAAAAGATATGACTAGGATGCCTAAGTTTGTTTCATATGCTGGG GTGTTTATACTGAAGAGTCTTCCACTGCGATTTTTAGCAACACGCTTGGCATTTAACAATACTCCAAACGAATTCTTTGATTGGGTGCAA ATTGGCCGTCTACATTGCCTACTTCCTTGGTGGGAGGATTCTACGGTAGATTTTATGATTAGAGGGGGTTATAATGTCATAAAGCAAATAAAACAG GTGAAGCATAAATGCCTGATCATGTGGGGAGAGGATGATGGGATAATAAGCAGCAAACTAGCATAT AGATTGCATCAGGAACTCCCAGATGCAATTCTGAGGCAGGTACGGCAGTGTGGCCATATTCCTCATGTCGAAAAGCCAAGGGAAGCTGCAAAACTTGTTCTTGAATTCCTTGAAAGAGATAAAGCGGAAAACACAGATCGGGCTTCTTCAGTAACACCAGTGCTTAC GAATAGCTGA